From one Suricata suricatta isolate VVHF042 chromosome 8, meerkat_22Aug2017_6uvM2_HiC, whole genome shotgun sequence genomic stretch:
- the TMEM52 gene encoding transmembrane protein 52: MVVRAPAARGLLLLPPLLPLPQVALGFGDSSCDPSDLCPPQARWSSLWHVGLILLAVLLLLLCGVTASCVRFCCLRKRAHTQPHLPATPQPCGLTVSPTDSDSPVHSTVTSYSSVQYPLGTRLPLPFGELDLDSMTPPAYSPYAPELPPSYEEAVKMAKPRQEEPPPS; encoded by the exons ATGGTAGTGAGGGCGCCGGCCGCCCGTGGACTCCTATTGCTGCCGCCGCTCCTGCCGCTGCCGCAG GTGGCGCTGGGCTTCGGGGACAGCAGCTGCGACCCCTCGGACCT GTGCCCGCCCCAGGCCCGCTGGAGCAGCCTGTGGCACGTGGG GCTTATCTTACTCgctgtcctgctgctgctgctgtgcgGAGTCACCGCCAGCTGCGTCCGGTTCTGCTGCCTCCGGAAGCGGGCACACACCCAGCCGCACCTGCCCGCAACACCTCAGCCATGCGGCTTGACGGTCAGCCCTACAGACAGTGACAGCCCCGTGCACAGCACTGTGACTT CTTACAGCTCTGTGCAGTATCCGCTGGGCACACGGCTACCCCTGCCCTTTGGGGAGCTGGACCTCGACTCCATGACCCCTCCTGCCTACAGCCCGTATGCCCCTGAGCTGCCACCCTCCTATGAAGAGGCTGTCAAGATGGCCAAACCCAGGCAGGAAGAGCCACCCCCTTCTTAG
- the CALML6 gene encoding calmodulin-like protein 6 isoform X2, with protein sequence MTERLTAEQIKEYKGVFEMFDEEGNGEVKTGELERLMSLLGINPTKSELASMAKDVDRDNKGFFNCDSFLALMGIYWEKAQNQEGELRAAFRVFDKEGKGYIDWDTLKYVLMNAGEPLNEVEAEQMMKEADKDGDGTIDYEEFVAMMTGESFKLVQ encoded by the exons ATG ACGGAGCGCCTGACAGCGGAGCAGATCAAGGAGTACAAGGGGGTCTTTGAGATGTTCGACGAGGAGGGCAACGGGGAGGTGAAGACGGGGGAGCTGGAGCGGCTCATGAGCCTGCTGGGCATCAATCCCACCAAGAGCGAGCTGGCTTCCATGGCCAAGGACGTGGACAGAGACA ACAAAGGCTTCTTCAACTGTGACAGCTTCCTGGCCCTGATGGGCATTTACTGGGAGAAGGCCCAGAACCAGGAGGGCGAGCTGCGGGCGGCCTTCCGTGTCTTCGACAAGGAGGGCAAGGGCTACATCGACTGGGACACGCTCAA GTACGTGCTCATGAATGCAGGTGAGCCCCTCAATGAGGTGGAGGCCGAGCAGATGATGAAGGAGGCGGACAAGGATGGAGACGGAACCATTGACTACGAGG AGTTTGTGGCCATGATGACCGGAGAGTCCTTCAAGCTGGTCCAGTAG
- the CALML6 gene encoding calmodulin-like protein 6 isoform X1 produces MTERLTAEQIKEYKGVFEMFDEEGNGEVKTGELERLMSLLGINPTKSELASMAKDVDRDNKGFFNCDSFLALMGIYWEKAQNQEGELRAAFRVFDKEGKGYIDWDTLKYVLMNAGEPLNEVEAEQMMKEADKDGDGTIDYEGESGRGLGAGRLGQAGG; encoded by the exons ATG ACGGAGCGCCTGACAGCGGAGCAGATCAAGGAGTACAAGGGGGTCTTTGAGATGTTCGACGAGGAGGGCAACGGGGAGGTGAAGACGGGGGAGCTGGAGCGGCTCATGAGCCTGCTGGGCATCAATCCCACCAAGAGCGAGCTGGCTTCCATGGCCAAGGACGTGGACAGAGACA ACAAAGGCTTCTTCAACTGTGACAGCTTCCTGGCCCTGATGGGCATTTACTGGGAGAAGGCCCAGAACCAGGAGGGCGAGCTGCGGGCGGCCTTCCGTGTCTTCGACAAGGAGGGCAAGGGCTACATCGACTGGGACACGCTCAA GTACGTGCTCATGAATGCAGGTGAGCCCCTCAATGAGGTGGAGGCCGAGCAGATGATGAAGGAGGCGGACAAGGATGGAGACGGAACCATTGACTACGAGGGTGAGTCGGGGAGAGGTCTGGGAGCTGGGCGGCTGGGCCAGGCTGGTGGCTGA